The following is a genomic window from Manihot esculenta cultivar AM560-2 chromosome 9, M.esculenta_v8, whole genome shotgun sequence.
CCTCAGAACTATCCTTATTAATTCGAGAAGCACCAAGCTCAACTGTGGCAACCCTTTCAGCAAATTTAAGTGTACTAAGTGTTTCACCAAGGGCTTCATGCTCAGGACTTATGTGGACAAACATGAGAGTTTTGGCCTGCCCTCCTGAAGGATATTGACAccagaaaacaaaaaaataaataaataaataaataaaaaagaagaatattACATTAACTGGAGAAAAGGAAAAGGGACAGAGTTTGGTTAATCTTACCAAGTGAATCCTGGagtagttgagtgagtttactaTTCCTGTAAGGAACATGATTACTTTTCTGAGCAAGAGAAGAGATCACATCTCCTAAAGTAGAAAGAGATTTGTTGATATTTTGTGCTTCCTTCAATCTTTCTCCAATCACCTCAGATTTATCAACCCTTTCACTTCCTGCTAGATCAACTAGATGCATCGAACCGCGACTCACAGTTCCAGATGTTAAGTTTGTTCCTTGGACATGAACTGTCAGGCAGCTGCAAAATGTTTGTTCACTGTAAATATTTGATGAACATGCACTTGTAGACCAGTTATTAGCTTCACCTATGATTTCTGCATAATTGAGAACAATTGAAACATAAAGCATTTACTAGAATAGTATCTGCACCTATGAGATCGACTGCTCCGGTCGTTCATAGCAGTGGCACTCACTGCACGATTCCTATGCCCAAGTTTCATCAGATCTATGACATCAGCTGTTGATGCTACTTGTAACTGGGTTGCATCAGGTACATTAATCCCATTCTGAGAACTGTTGCGAATTTCTAACGTATGTAGGAGTTAAGAACATACAAGCCGGGAGATGTAGGGGAAAATTTATTCAATGCAACTGTTGTATGTAAGCGAATATAGGAGGCATTGAATTATACAcattattataaacaaaataaaataaaattagtgcCCTGAAGGATATCGTTTATTTATACTATCACTTGATAGGAGATCCCTCACTTGCTCATTGTAAATCTCTAGCATCTGGACAGAGATTTCATAGCTAATAATTGCCTTTCTTTCATCTGACAGAAGAAATAGATCACTCAATGCCCTGTAGTTTACACCTTGGCTCTCTTCTGTAAGTTCTATTGGGCCACTCTGGAGGATTAAATAATAAGAGTAAAAAAatgttattgaaaaaaaaaaaagaacaaagaTTCATAATAAATCATCTTATAACAGTATGATAGATGTATCCTCTCACCATAGTATAAGTTTTCCCAGATCCAGTTTGGCCATAAGCAAATATACAAACATTGTAACCATCAAGAACCGACCGAATCAAAGGCTGAGTGTCTAAAAATACTTCCTCTGCGGTGAAGATAAAagggaaaaaattttaaagatgaaTGCTGATGAGAAGGATGCATATTGAGAAAAGGAGCAAAATGAAGCCTTAAAAACCTTGAGTTGCCATAGGACCGAAAACTCTGTTGAAATTAAATGATTTTCTTCCTTCTTTGCCATACTTTGAAGGAGTTATTATTGAAATGTTCCCCTCCTCAATGTGATCCACAGGACTGAAACGGCTCGATTTCCCAGGCAAGAAGGGTCTCACTCGGCAGTATACTCTAATATTTCCTAATCAAACACATTTGGTAACAATCAAAACAAGCTGAGAAACTTAGCACTTACATGGTAACGGAGACATTAAATCAAACATCAAGCCGATGATGATACCTTTGAGATCCTGAACTTGATTGTATAACTTGCGATTTTCTTCAAAGACTTTCTGGTATTCTGTGGCAGCATGAACTAGGCCATGCAAGCGCTTGCCTGTTACAAAAAAATGGTAATAATATGTATAAACATTCATGATTCATCCCCTTCCAGTAATCTTTAAAAACAATGCAAATATGTGAGATCTTACCTAAATTCTTGAACTCTTCCTGATACTTGATCTGCAAAAACTGCATTCCTGTTTTTGTGGAGTTAAGAGTATGTTTAAGTTCCTACAGGCAACAACAATATTCAGTAATTAAATCCTTCTGAGAAGGTTCAAAGAATTTACAGTGATGTGAAACCATGATTACCTGAATATGTATGTGTTGCTGTTCCACCATCATTTGCTGCTTCAAACGCTGGGCCTTTGATTCTTCATCATGATGATCATCCTCTTGATTGCTGTATTCTTCTGTTGTGATTTCTGTAGATGCTTCTTCTGCTTTGATTGGAGTAGAAATTTCTTCCTCCATCTTATTAATTcaaaatagttaaataaaaatatcaccCCATTAAATACAGAACTTAACCCCTAAATAACAATCAAAATTATGCAAATTTCATTACCCAATTTGAAATCTCTGTCATGTAAGAAAAACACATACCTTTGTATCACTAGAAGTTGTTTCAAGAGACATGCCAGGGCTAGATACTACCAAGTCTTTTGCTGTTGCTTTTATCTGCAagattatcaaaaataaataactcACTTGAATATCTACATATCAAAACCATTAGACTTCACAAACTCCTTACCATTTCTTGCTGGCTTACGAGTCGACGCTCAAACTCCTCCGTGACTTTATTCAACATAGATTCTACAACCTGTTAGCCACAAATGATTCCTTAACTAAAACAAAATAACCAACTTTGAAAGTTCATTTAGAAATTTTTCACCCATGTAACAGAACTGTGAGCAGTCTAAAAGGAACAAGAAGAATCCTTACATATGGTATTTCTTCTTGCTTCTTATTCGAAATAACTGCTTGGACTAGCTTATGTAACGAACGAGAGGCACTCTGAAAAATTTGTGTAAATAAATAAGCTTGAGCTTTATGGTTTCATATCACAAATAAACATTGAGAAACAGCTAAGCTCAGCTTACTGACTGATTCATCAAGATCATCATATAAAGAGCGATCACCACCATTAGGCAAAGATGTGGTCCGAGAAACAGTTTTCAGGAAAGGTTCTGCAACTTTTCTCGTGAAgggttgttggggttttaaacTTCCACCATATTTCCATGTCCCAATTCCACCACTTTGTTTCCACTCACTATATGATTTAAGTGCTAATACACAGTTCACTACCCGAGCAGATTTCCCTCCCTGAAAATTGAAGAAATGCACAGATGTCATACAAGAAATATAACTTTCGCCAATGGTGATGGATATTGGCAAGGTCTTCGACTTTTACCTGACCAAGATCAGAGGCTTCAAATGTTGGAAGCCCCATTTCCTCCACAGCAACAAGGAAATTTCTCACATTTTCAAAGTACTGAAATGCAGATAGAGCTGCCCCATCAGTAACTGTCACAGAATCACAAGGGCCTGCCACCACCTGTCAAAATTCCAGGCAAAAATTTCCATCAAATGTGTTATCGAGATTATGTAATTAGTTAACAAAAGCGAaagtaagaagaaaaaaaatcataccTTTGGCACTGCTCCAGGTTGAACCTTGTTAAGGACAGTGCACAAGATTATCCCACTTCGCAATCCGAGCAGGAATTCTTCTTCTGAGGGTTCTGCAGGCAAATCTTTAGCCCCAACAACTCCAATCAATTTTCGAAGCCATTCAGCTGCTTCGAACCTTCTAACGGCTGCAAAAACAAGGCACCAACATGAATTTCTTCTTCTTACAGCAACCAAATTTAACAATTCCAATGTTCTAAGGAACCCCAATAATGATAACCACCATTCTAAAATGATCATCCATGGAAAATGCAATTCAGAAACTAAAGTTTCAAGGCTAAACCTGGAATCCTCTCGAAATTATAAGACACTAATATTCAAATACCACAAATTTAAACGCCATCAAAATGGAAtcaataaaagaaaaacaaatcaaaatgaggaacaagaaagaaaagaaacaaagcgaAAGGTGACAGGGGATGAAGATGAAGATTATCTTGAACATACAAGCTTCATCAGCTTTCCTTGAAGCCAAATCAATTTGTCTCGATCTAGTACCAGAAGTCTTAGTCCCATGTTGTTGAAGAATTTCCTCCACAACAGAAACCACAGAGAAAGGCAATACATGCTCTGTTGCCATTTTTCTTCAATAAACCAAAACTCACCACCCTCTAAAAATTTGAAAGATACTGTTTCAGAAATTCCCTTTTCAAATGCAACCCATTAACCCCAAAGAACCCAAACAATCTTCAAAATACACAAACCAGGAAGATCACAAGTATATACGTAAATGTCTATAACTATATCTGTCTATATATATGCGTGTGTGTGTGTATGTgcgtttatgtatatgtactcTTGGAGACAGGAGAAAAAAGATATATGATGATGTTGAGATCTATTATCTTAAGGTATAGATGGAAAGTTTTTGcgtgtagagagagagagaaagaaagaagaaagaaaatggaGATTTTGGTAAGATTTTCTCTTACTTTCTCTCACTTTCTCTCTTCCCCTACGTCCAATTTTGAAGAGGGAAAGCTCTTCTACCGAGCCTGGTTCCGAACCTCCCGGTTTTGTCAGCGAAACGGTTTAATTTTTGCGGGTAAAGCAACTGTAACGCTAATTTTACCtccatttttctttaaaaagaaaaataattaatattttatttatttaatatcaattgatttattttcaaatttgagttaaattttattaatttgatattattttttaagatgGAAATATCTAAcgactttttttttccttccatATAGAAATATTGCTTAATTTATCAGTATATGTTAATTACAGGGATATGAATTAATGTCCCATTTGGGATTGATATTTAAAGGTCAAGAaacctttttaaaattattatattaaatattattaaaatatataaaatgtcgtttaattattaattttaaattaatttaaatcttttctaattaatatattttaaaggttttaaaaaaatcagctaaatatttaaattttactcaAAAGTAAACATGATGCATATTTTAATTTGTAGAAAAAGATATAATTCTTTAGTTGATGAATGATGTGGCTGAGTCTTGCTCATGCATAGGGTAGGCATGCGATCATGATTATTGccaccttttttttattttaaactaacaaatataaaattaaaattttacttggAAATGTTGATTAATTTTCTATAATTAAAggtcaattaattaattaattataatgatTTCAGGCATGCACCCTTTCATGAGTATttccttttataatatttattttttaattttactgtcaataaaaaaaattaattatttttaaatttatggcCATTCTCTCAAATTTTTTCACCTTTTCTAACAAATcaacataaatattatattattcatataataataatacttaaaaaaattcatataaatacatataaaatttaaagtagaTGTAAAATCAGTGTTTcgcataataaaaatatatataaaattaattattcgatttattagttatttaatacgtttaaatcgaataaaattgaaaattaaataatttaaaaaatatcaatcgaactaaatattttaattaatcaaaccactaaatcaaaattaattgatttgattcattttttcaattcaaattgATATATGCTCTCCCCTTATTCGAGGTTAAAATATGTAATTTtcagttatttaaaaattttaaaacaggGATATAAGTtatgtttataatttaaataaaaatctatttaaattaataaaataattaattatgtaggattactataaattaataatagtaGAAACAATAACAAAtcgtttataatattaaataaattaatataattttaattaaatttatttatatattaacattattattaaatagtaaacaattttgaattcaaattttagGCTAGtggttaaataaaattaatagtgagactaaaactaaatcaaactaaaaattgaaatattttaattaatttaatttaattcatcaattttttactttatatattaatataattattaaaaggaGGCCAATAAGGCATCGCTCCTCAATAGGATTAGATTTGGGCTTCGTTGTCAATTCCAAATCTCCCCCTTCCCTCCAACGTTCACAAGCATTTAAACATGTGGTTCGGATCCGAACCTGATCTATAATAGATTCggattgattaaattaatttttaaaaatttattaaataaacaaaatcaagaaatgaaaaaaaaaaattagtgggACCTTAACATAGTCGTCCAAAGTGGGGGCCCATGGCACCATGCCGGCTTGTATTAGGGAGTGCCGGACCAATCTCAACCATTGATCTGAAGTGGGCTCCATTGGGCAGGCCGAAGACCCACCATTACATGTTGATGAAACAAAATCATCATCAAATCACAAGCTTCTTatcattttgtttatttttttacttctaCAAAGTACaacattgaatttttttttttttttttgaaatagaaaagCGAAATCGATCTCtaattaataagaaattttaaaCATATTATTGTCAAGTCACTGAGTGAATGTTGTGTAAATTCAGGTTTTGGTacgtattattaaaaaaatttgttcCTCTAAATTTAGACATAAACAATCCAAAGAAAAAGAATGTCTTGTAGCTTTAGACAAGAAACATACTTTGGGATAAAGGCATGGGGTACAAGACATTCCTCTAAGACTTAGATTTGATTCATGTACGAAAAATTacttagttattttttataattattgcaCTTGTGATTTTATATGACGtggattttatttaaattcttaaattttacattgcaaattagattttttaattttttttattaagttgTTTGGAGGTAAGTAGTGAT
Proteins encoded in this region:
- the LOC110622527 gene encoding kinesin-like protein KIN-14I; this encodes MATEHVLPFSVVSVVEEILQQHGTKTSGTRSRQIDLASRKADEASVRRFEAAEWLRKLIGVVGAKDLPAEPSEEEFLLGLRSGIILCTVLNKVQPGAVPKVVAGPCDSVTVTDGAALSAFQYFENVRNFLVAVEEMGLPTFEASDLGQGGKSARVVNCVLALKSYSEWKQSGGIGTWKYGGSLKPQQPFTRKVAEPFLKTVSRTTSLPNGGDRSLYDDLDESSASRSLHKLVQAVISNKKQEEIPYVVESMLNKVTEEFERRLVSQQEMIKATAKDLVVSSPGMSLETTSSDTKMEEEISTPIKAEEASTEITTEEYSNQEDDHHDEESKAQRLKQQMMVEQQHIHIQELKHTLNSTKTGMQFLQIKYQEEFKNLGKRLHGLVHAATEYQKVFEENRKLYNQVQDLKGNIRVYCRVRPFLPGKSSRFSPVDHIEEGNISIITPSKYGKEGRKSFNFNRVFGPMATQEEVFLDTQPLIRSVLDGYNVCIFAYGQTGSGKTYTMSGPIELTEESQGVNYRALSDLFLLSDERKAIISYEISVQMLEIYNEQVRDLLSSDSINKRLEIRNSSQNGINVPDATQLQVASTADVIDLMKLGHRNRAVSATAMNDRSSRSHSCLTVHVQGTNLTSGTVSRGSMHLVDLAGSERVDKSEVIGERLKEAQNINKSLSTLGDVISSLAQKSNHVPYRNSKLTQLLQDSLGGQAKTLMFVHISPEHEALGETLSTLKFAERVATVELGASRINKDSSEVKELKEQIATLKAALARKEGDSEHSQNSQSSSPERLRMKPGSGDSSRRQSLDCVSNIQMRSNSSSLMRRRSLDINDLRTKSPPWPAVGSPAQNDKEEDKESACGDWVDKVMVNKHENLISEDHENLLGQWELDSRQLPEPFYHGYPRDPSKNKDNQEFDAHSRRSDVISTDSDELEAGTSDSSEPDLLWQSNLPRMRSLPNGLVSKPKKTTPKSIKRPEHKSLIPSLIPSPSKKPNGGFSPVGSKLGRYPVGADAKRKIGHGK